One genomic region from Streptomyces venezuelae encodes:
- a CDS encoding biotin--[acetyl-CoA-carboxylase] ligase produces the protein MTTSQGSDRPWSDLDRPPLNAPALRRALVQPDALWTSLDVVGTTGSTNSDLAARADELPEGAVLVAEEQTSGRGRLDRSWTAPARSGLFLSVLLKPDVPVHRWGWLPLLTGVAAATGLAKAAGTDMSLKWPNDLLVSVGGEERKTGGILAERAGEDAIVVGLGINVTLREDELPVPGAGSLLLAGAVSTDRDTLLRAVLRSLAQWYGDWVRADGDPAASGLQAAYAAGCATLGRRVRADLPGERMLEGEAVALDGDGRLVVATEGGGQEAVGAGDIVHLRTPS, from the coding sequence ATGACGACCTCTCAAGGCTCCGACCGGCCCTGGTCCGACCTCGACCGGCCCCCGCTGAACGCCCCCGCCCTGCGTCGCGCGCTCGTGCAACCCGACGCTCTGTGGACCTCGCTCGACGTGGTCGGCACCACCGGCTCCACCAACAGCGACCTCGCCGCCCGCGCCGACGAGCTGCCCGAGGGCGCGGTGCTCGTCGCCGAGGAACAGACCTCGGGCCGCGGCCGCCTCGACCGCAGCTGGACGGCGCCCGCCCGCTCCGGACTCTTCCTCTCCGTCCTCCTCAAGCCGGACGTGCCCGTGCACCGCTGGGGCTGGCTCCCGCTGCTCACCGGCGTGGCCGCCGCGACCGGCCTCGCGAAGGCCGCCGGGACCGACATGTCCCTCAAGTGGCCGAACGACCTGCTGGTTTCCGTCGGAGGCGAGGAGCGCAAGACCGGCGGCATCCTCGCCGAGCGCGCCGGGGAGGACGCCATCGTCGTCGGTCTCGGCATCAACGTCACCCTGCGCGAGGACGAGCTGCCCGTCCCCGGGGCCGGCTCCCTCCTCCTCGCCGGCGCCGTATCCACCGACCGCGACACCCTCCTGCGGGCCGTCCTGCGCTCCCTCGCCCAGTGGTACGGCGACTGGGTGCGGGCCGACGGCGACCCCGCCGCCTCCGGCCTCCAGGCGGCCTACGCGGCCGGCTGCGCGACCCTCGGCCGCCGCGTCCGGGCCGACCTGCCCGGCGAGCGGATGCTGGAGGGCGAGGCCGTCGCCCTGGACGGCGACGGGCGCCTCGTCGTGGCCACGGAGGGCGGCGGCCAGGAGGCCGTCGGCGCGGGCGACATCGTCCACCTGCGGACTCCGAGCTGA
- a CDS encoding acyl-CoA carboxylase subunit beta produces MSEPAEQYEIDIHTTAGKIADLKRRIDEATHAGSERAVEKQHAKGKLTARERIALLLDEGSFVELDELARHRSTNFGLEKNRPYGDGVVTGYGTVDGRPVAVFSQDFTVFGGALGETYGQKIIKVMDFALKTGCPVIGINDSGGARIQEGVSALGMYGEIFRRNTHASGVIPQISLIVGPCAGGAVYSPAITDFTVMVDQTSHMFITGPDVIKTVTGEDVGFEELGGARTHNSTSGVAHHMAGDEKDAIEYVKSLLSYLPSNNLSEAPAFPEVADTEVTDEDRELDTLIPDSANQPYDMHRVIEHVLDDGEFLETQALFAPNIVTGFGRVEGFPVGVVANQPMQFAGCLDINASEKAARFVRTCDAFNIPVLTFVDVPGFLPGVDQEYGGIIRRGAKLIYAYAEATVPLITVITRKAFGGAYDVMGSKHLGADLNLAWPTAQIAVMGAQGAVNILHRRTITEAEDQDAERARLMQEYEDALLNPYIAAERGYIDGVVMPSDTRPQIVKGLRQLRTKRESLPPKKHGNIPL; encoded by the coding sequence ATGTCCGAGCCGGCAGAGCAGTACGAGATCGACATTCACACGACCGCGGGCAAGATCGCGGACCTCAAGCGCCGTATCGACGAGGCCACGCACGCCGGCTCGGAGCGCGCGGTGGAGAAGCAGCACGCGAAGGGCAAGCTGACCGCGCGTGAGCGGATCGCCCTGCTGCTCGACGAGGGGTCCTTCGTCGAGCTGGACGAGCTGGCTCGCCACCGGTCGACCAACTTCGGCCTGGAGAAGAACCGCCCGTACGGAGACGGTGTCGTCACCGGCTACGGCACGGTCGACGGGCGCCCCGTGGCCGTGTTCTCGCAGGACTTCACGGTATTCGGCGGTGCGCTCGGCGAGACGTACGGCCAGAAGATCATCAAGGTGATGGACTTCGCGCTGAAGACGGGCTGCCCCGTCATCGGCATCAACGACTCCGGCGGCGCCCGCATCCAGGAGGGTGTGAGCGCGCTCGGCATGTACGGCGAGATCTTCCGCCGCAACACCCACGCGTCGGGGGTGATCCCGCAGATCTCCCTGATCGTCGGCCCGTGCGCGGGCGGCGCGGTGTACTCCCCCGCGATCACCGACTTCACGGTGATGGTGGACCAGACCTCGCACATGTTCATCACCGGTCCGGACGTCATCAAGACGGTGACCGGCGAGGACGTGGGCTTCGAGGAGCTGGGCGGCGCCCGGACGCACAACTCGACCTCGGGTGTCGCGCACCACATGGCGGGGGACGAGAAGGACGCCATCGAGTACGTGAAGTCCCTGCTGTCCTACCTGCCGTCGAACAACCTCTCGGAGGCGCCGGCCTTCCCCGAGGTCGCGGACACCGAGGTGACGGACGAGGACCGCGAGCTCGACACGCTGATCCCTGACTCGGCCAACCAGCCGTACGACATGCACAGGGTCATCGAGCACGTCCTCGACGACGGCGAGTTCCTGGAGACGCAGGCGCTGTTCGCGCCGAACATCGTGACCGGCTTCGGCCGTGTCGAGGGCTTCCCGGTCGGTGTCGTCGCCAACCAGCCGATGCAGTTCGCCGGCTGCCTCGACATCAACGCCTCGGAGAAGGCGGCGCGGTTCGTCCGGACGTGCGACGCCTTCAACATCCCGGTCTTGACGTTCGTCGACGTGCCGGGCTTCCTGCCGGGTGTGGACCAGGAGTACGGCGGCATCATCCGGCGCGGCGCGAAGCTGATCTACGCGTACGCCGAGGCGACGGTCCCGCTGATCACGGTCATCACCCGGAAGGCCTTCGGCGGCGCGTACGACGTCATGGGCTCCAAGCACCTGGGCGCCGACCTGAACCTGGCGTGGCCGACCGCGCAGATCGCGGTGATGGGCGCGCAGGGCGCGGTGAACATCCTGCACCGCAGGACGATCACCGAGGCGGAGGACCAGGACGCGGAGCGGGCGCGGCTGATGCAGGAGTACGAGGACGCCCTGCTGAACCCGTACATCGCGGCCGAGCGCGGCTACATCGACGGCGTGGTCATGCCCTCGGACACCCGCCCGCAGATCGTGAAGGGGCTGCGTCAGCTGCGCACGAAGCGGGAATCCCTTCCCCCGAAGAAGCACGGCAACATCCCGCTGTAG
- a CDS encoding acyl-CoA carboxylase subunit epsilon: MIKVVRGNPTPEELAAALAVVQARAAATAAASAEGGGPAVPEGWSDPSRIARSVRHRPGPRAWARSYWPV, encoded by the coding sequence GTGATCAAGGTCGTACGAGGAAACCCGACGCCCGAGGAGCTGGCCGCCGCACTGGCGGTGGTCCAGGCCCGGGCCGCGGCCACGGCGGCGGCGTCCGCCGAGGGCGGCGGCCCGGCCGTTCCGGAAGGGTGGTCGGATCCCTCGCGGATCGCACGTTCCGTACGGCACCGGCCGGGCCCCAGGGCCTGGGCCAGGTCGTACTGGCCCGTGTAG
- a CDS encoding MFS transporter, which produces MVALDLPTPTERAEHRMTGRMRLVLVVLLLAQFMLAVDFSILNVALPVIGQGLGFTLGGLQWIATAFALAAAGFTLLFGRVADLIGRRRLFLGGMALLGVSSLVGGLATGPEMLMAARVAQGLATAAVTPAGLSLLTASFPEGPLRAKALGLNGALMSAGFTTGAILGGVLTDLLSWRWAFFVNVPVALAVLLVAPAVIRESRPAVRPRLDVPGAVTVTGGLLALVYGLTAAGEHGWTDTTALTALAAGAALLVAFVLVERRAASPLVPVHVLKRRTVVWGNLAGLVAFVTETSLVFLMTLYLQDVLGFSPLAAGLSFGVLGAGTILGGVLASRFIGRFGARAALVSGGLLQAAATLALYGLGDDRGSLGLLLAATFAGGVGNMLAIVGFMVTATSGIPDGEQGMATGLATMTQQIGITMGTPVMSAVVVTAPVLLDGIGLAVLVNAAIVAVGAVLAGVFLRRT; this is translated from the coding sequence ATGGTCGCCCTGGATCTCCCCACCCCCACCGAACGCGCCGAGCACCGGATGACCGGCCGGATGCGGCTCGTCCTCGTCGTGCTCCTCCTCGCCCAGTTCATGCTGGCCGTCGACTTCTCGATCCTGAACGTGGCACTGCCCGTCATCGGCCAGGGACTCGGCTTCACCCTCGGCGGCCTCCAGTGGATCGCCACCGCCTTCGCCCTCGCCGCCGCCGGATTCACCCTCCTCTTCGGGCGCGTCGCCGACCTGATCGGCCGCCGCCGCCTCTTCCTCGGCGGCATGGCCCTCCTCGGCGTCTCCTCGCTCGTCGGAGGCCTCGCCACCGGCCCGGAGATGCTCATGGCCGCCCGGGTCGCCCAGGGCCTCGCCACGGCCGCCGTCACCCCCGCGGGGCTCTCCCTGCTCACCGCCTCCTTCCCGGAGGGCCCGCTGCGCGCCAAGGCCCTCGGCCTCAACGGCGCCCTCATGTCCGCGGGCTTCACCACCGGCGCGATCCTCGGCGGCGTCCTCACCGACCTGCTCTCCTGGCGCTGGGCCTTCTTCGTCAACGTGCCGGTGGCCCTCGCCGTCCTCCTCGTCGCCCCCGCCGTCATCCGTGAGAGCCGCCCCGCCGTCCGCCCCCGCCTCGACGTCCCCGGCGCGGTCACCGTCACCGGCGGACTCCTCGCCCTCGTCTACGGCCTCACGGCCGCCGGCGAGCACGGCTGGACCGACACCACGGCGCTCACCGCCCTCGCCGCCGGAGCAGCCCTCCTCGTCGCCTTCGTCCTCGTCGAACGACGCGCCGCCTCACCGCTCGTCCCCGTCCACGTCCTGAAGCGCCGCACCGTCGTCTGGGGCAACCTCGCCGGGCTCGTCGCCTTCGTCACCGAGACCTCGCTGGTCTTCCTCATGACGCTGTACCTCCAGGACGTCCTGGGCTTCTCGCCGCTCGCCGCCGGGCTGTCCTTCGGCGTCCTCGGCGCCGGCACGATCCTCGGCGGCGTCCTCGCCTCCCGCTTCATCGGCCGCTTCGGCGCCCGCGCCGCCCTCGTCTCCGGCGGACTCCTCCAGGCCGCCGCCACCCTCGCCCTGTACGGGCTCGGCGACGACCGCGGCAGCCTCGGGCTGCTGCTCGCCGCGACCTTCGCCGGCGGCGTCGGCAACATGCTCGCGATCGTCGGCTTCATGGTCACCGCCACCTCGGGCATCCCCGACGGCGAGCAGGGCATGGCGACCGGCCTCGCGACCATGACCCAGCAGATCGGCATCACCATGGGCACGCCGGTCATGAGCGCCGTCGTCGTCACCGCGCCCGTCCTCCTCGACGGCATCGGCCTCGCGGTCCTCGTCAACGCCGCGATCGTCGCGGTCGGAGCCGTGCTCGCCGGCGTCTTCCTCCGCCGTACGTGA
- a CDS encoding TetR/AcrR family transcriptional regulator: MEQETRLTESRPASPGTLRPGGRTAKVRGAVLDATRDALAETGFHALNMDRIAASAGVGKTTVYRRWGSPVGLVTDLLHDMAEQSLPAADTGGLAGDLRANAELVRDTLTDPRMGAVFHAVIAAAACDEECARALAGFYRTRLAEWAPVVARGAERGEIPAGTDPVELLRAVSAPLYYRFAVTHEELDGDVAERAAEAALAAARAGVFARTQGLSGGPAGQE; the protein is encoded by the coding sequence ATGGAACAGGAGACCCGTTTGACTGAGAGCCGACCGGCCTCGCCCGGCACCCTGCGCCCCGGCGGCCGCACCGCGAAGGTCCGCGGGGCCGTCCTCGACGCCACCCGCGACGCCCTCGCGGAGACCGGCTTCCACGCCCTCAACATGGACCGGATCGCCGCGAGCGCCGGCGTCGGCAAGACGACCGTCTACCGCCGCTGGGGCTCCCCCGTCGGCCTCGTCACCGACCTCCTGCACGACATGGCGGAACAGTCCCTGCCCGCCGCCGACACCGGCGGCCTCGCGGGCGACCTGCGGGCCAACGCCGAACTCGTACGGGACACCCTCACCGACCCCCGGATGGGCGCCGTGTTCCACGCGGTCATCGCCGCCGCGGCCTGCGACGAGGAGTGCGCCCGCGCGCTCGCCGGCTTCTACCGGACCCGGCTCGCCGAATGGGCCCCGGTCGTCGCCAGAGGCGCGGAACGCGGCGAGATCCCGGCGGGGACGGACCCGGTGGAGCTGCTCCGCGCCGTCTCCGCGCCGCTCTACTACCGCTTCGCCGTCACCCACGAGGAGCTCGACGGGGACGTGGCGGAACGGGCCGCCGAGGCGGCGCTCGCGGCGGCGCGCGCCGGGGTGTTCGCCCGCACGCAGGGCCTGTCCGGAGGCCCCGCGGGGCAGGAATAG
- the mmpB gene encoding morphogenic membrane protein MmpB, producing the protein MLWSDPKNEPPRFLREMQKMLRRAGVILALAMVVEMIVVSAK; encoded by the coding sequence ATGCTGTGGTCCGACCCGAAGAACGAGCCGCCGAGGTTCCTGCGCGAGATGCAGAAGATGCTCCGTCGCGCGGGCGTCATCCTCGCGCTGGCGATGGTGGTGGAGATGATCGTGGTCAGCGCGAAGTGA
- a CDS encoding Maf family protein: MTAEPRRVVLASASPARLGLLRQAGITPEVIVSGVDEDKVQAPTPAELALALAEAKAAHVAARPEVFGALVIGCDSVLELDKKALGKPADAAEATARWKAMRGRTGILQTGHCVYDTAAKRYESATASTVVRFGEPTDAEIAAYVASGEPLHVAGAFTLDGRSAPFIDGIDGDPGNVIGLSLPLLRTLLRKLDVEITDLWS; the protein is encoded by the coding sequence ATGACTGCTGAACCGCGCCGCGTCGTCCTCGCCTCCGCCTCCCCCGCCCGGCTCGGGCTGCTCCGGCAGGCCGGGATCACCCCCGAGGTGATCGTGAGCGGCGTCGACGAGGACAAGGTCCAGGCGCCGACCCCGGCCGAGCTCGCGCTCGCCCTCGCCGAGGCCAAGGCCGCCCATGTGGCCGCCCGGCCCGAGGTGTTCGGCGCGCTCGTCATCGGCTGCGACTCGGTCCTGGAGCTCGACAAGAAGGCTCTCGGCAAGCCGGCCGACGCCGCGGAGGCCACCGCCCGCTGGAAGGCCATGCGCGGCCGGACCGGCATCCTCCAGACCGGCCACTGCGTGTACGACACGGCCGCGAAGCGCTACGAATCGGCGACGGCCTCCACCGTCGTCCGCTTCGGCGAGCCGACGGACGCGGAGATCGCCGCGTACGTGGCGAGCGGCGAACCGCTGCACGTGGCGGGCGCCTTCACCCTGGACGGGCGCTCGGCGCCGTTCATCGACGGCATCGACGGGGACCCGGGCAATGTGATCGGCCTGTCGCTGCCGCTCCTGCGCACACTGCTCCGCAAGCTGGACGTCGAGATCACCGACCTCTGGAGCTGA
- a CDS encoding acetyl/propionyl/methylcrotonyl-CoA carboxylase subunit alpha — MRKVLIANRGEIAVRVARACRDAGIGSVAVYADPDRDALHVRAADEAFALGGDTPATSYLDMTKVLQAAKDSGADAVHPGYGFLSENAEFAQAVLDAGLIWIGPPPQAIRDLGDKVAARHIAQRAGAPLVAGTPDPVSGAEEVVAFAQEHGLPIAIKAAFGGGGRGLKVARTLEEVPELYDSAVREAVAAFGRGECFVERYLDKPRHVETQCLADTHGNVVVVSTRDCSLQRRHQKLVEEAPAPFLTEAQNAELYAASKAILKEAGYVGAGTVEFLVGLDGTISFLEVNTRLQVEHPVTEEVTGIDLVREMFRIADGEELGYGDPAVRGHSFEFRINGEDPGRGFLPAPGTVTVFDAPSGPGVRLDAGVESGSVIGPAWDSLLAKLIVTGATREQALQRAARALAEFKVEGMATAIPFHQAVVVDPAFTADPFRVHTRWIETEFVNEIKPFAPAGADADEDESGRETIVVEVGGKRLEVSLPSSLGMTLARTGLAAGAKPKRRAAKKSGPTASGDTLASPMQGTIVKVAVEEGQEVKEGDLIVVLEAMKMEQPLNAHRSGTVKGLSAEVGASVTSGATICDIKD, encoded by the coding sequence GTGCGCAAGGTGCTCATCGCCAACCGTGGCGAAATCGCTGTCCGTGTGGCCCGGGCGTGCCGGGACGCCGGTATCGGCAGCGTGGCCGTGTACGCCGACCCGGACCGGGACGCTCTGCACGTCCGGGCGGCTGACGAGGCGTTCGCTCTGGGCGGTGACACCCCGGCGACCAGCTATCTGGACATGACCAAGGTCTTGCAGGCCGCGAAGGACTCGGGCGCGGACGCCGTCCACCCCGGCTACGGCTTCCTTTCCGAGAACGCCGAGTTCGCGCAGGCCGTCCTGGACGCGGGCCTCATCTGGATCGGCCCGCCGCCGCAGGCGATCCGCGACCTGGGCGACAAGGTGGCGGCCCGTCACATCGCGCAGCGCGCGGGCGCCCCGCTGGTCGCCGGCACCCCCGACCCGGTCTCGGGCGCCGAGGAGGTCGTGGCGTTCGCGCAGGAGCACGGGCTGCCGATCGCGATCAAGGCCGCCTTCGGTGGCGGCGGTCGTGGCCTGAAGGTCGCGCGGACCCTGGAAGAGGTCCCCGAGCTCTACGACTCCGCCGTCCGCGAGGCCGTCGCGGCCTTCGGCCGTGGCGAGTGCTTCGTGGAGCGCTACCTCGACAAGCCCCGGCACGTCGAGACCCAGTGCCTCGCCGACACCCACGGCAACGTGGTCGTCGTCTCGACCCGTGACTGCTCGCTGCAGCGCCGCCACCAGAAGCTCGTCGAGGAGGCCCCCGCGCCCTTCCTGACGGAGGCACAGAACGCCGAACTGTACGCGGCGTCGAAGGCGATCCTGAAGGAGGCCGGCTACGTCGGCGCCGGCACGGTCGAGTTCCTCGTCGGCCTCGACGGCACGATCTCCTTCCTGGAGGTCAACACCCGCCTCCAGGTCGAGCACCCGGTCACCGAAGAGGTCACCGGCATCGACCTGGTCCGCGAGATGTTCCGGATCGCCGACGGCGAGGAGCTCGGCTACGGCGACCCGGCGGTCCGCGGTCACTCCTTCGAGTTCCGTATCAACGGCGAGGACCCGGGCCGCGGCTTCCTGCCGGCCCCCGGCACCGTCACCGTCTTCGACGCCCCCTCGGGCCCCGGTGTCCGCCTGGACGCGGGCGTCGAGTCCGGCTCCGTCATCGGCCCGGCCTGGGACTCGCTCCTGGCCAAGCTGATCGTCACCGGCGCCACCCGCGAGCAGGCGCTCCAGCGCGCCGCCCGCGCCCTGGCCGAGTTCAAGGTGGAGGGCATGGCCACCGCCATCCCGTTCCACCAGGCCGTCGTCGTCGACCCGGCGTTCACCGCGGACCCGTTCCGCGTCCACACCCGGTGGATCGAGACCGAGTTCGTCAACGAGATCAAGCCGTTCGCGCCGGCCGGTGCCGACGCGGACGAGGACGAGTCGGGCCGCGAGACGATCGTCGTCGAGGTCGGCGGCAAGCGCCTCGAGGTCTCCCTGCCGTCCTCGCTCGGCATGACGCTGGCCCGCACCGGGCTCGCGGCGGGTGCCAAGCCGAAGCGCCGGGCGGCGAAGAAGTCCGGCCCGACCGCCTCGGGCGACACCCTCGCCTCCCCGATGCAGGGCACGATCGTCAAGGTCGCGGTCGAGGAGGGCCAGGAGGTCAAGGAGGGCGACCTCATCGTCGTCCTGGAGGCCATGAAGATGGAGCAGCCGCTCAACGCCCACCGCTCCGGCACCGTCAAGGGCCTGAGCGCCGAGGTCGGCGCCTCGGTCACCTCCGGCGCCACCATCTGCGACATCAAGGACTGA
- a CDS encoding TetR/AcrR family transcriptional regulator, with the protein MRADARRNHERLLTEARAVFAEQGTDAPLEEIARRAGVGIGTLYRHFPTRAALLTAVFQEALAALLHRSHELAEAAEPCRALVDWLRALIAHAGEYRGLAHALMSASYDRSSALASCSLPLRDAGEALLGRAQEAGQVRAGVSIGDLMQLTNAIALAAEQCPEDAELADRLLALTLRGLKTDVRGRGTPGGGPLATRCCAVSCCSVLSGAVP; encoded by the coding sequence ATGCGAGCCGACGCGCGGCGCAACCACGAGCGGCTGCTCACGGAGGCCAGGGCCGTCTTCGCCGAGCAGGGCACGGACGCGCCCCTGGAGGAGATCGCCCGGCGCGCGGGCGTCGGGATCGGGACCCTCTACCGCCACTTCCCCACCCGGGCCGCGCTGCTGACCGCCGTCTTCCAGGAGGCCCTGGCGGCGCTCCTGCACCGCTCGCACGAGCTGGCGGAGGCGGCCGAGCCGTGCCGGGCGCTGGTGGACTGGCTGCGGGCCCTGATCGCCCACGCGGGCGAGTACCGGGGGCTCGCGCACGCGCTGATGTCGGCCTCGTACGACCGGAGTTCGGCGCTCGCCTCGTGCAGCCTGCCGCTGCGCGACGCGGGCGAGGCGCTGCTCGGGCGCGCCCAGGAGGCGGGTCAGGTACGGGCCGGCGTGTCGATCGGCGACCTGATGCAGCTCACCAACGCGATCGCGCTGGCGGCGGAACAGTGCCCGGAGGACGCGGAGCTGGCGGACCGCCTGCTGGCGCTGACCCTGCGGGGACTCAAGACTGACGTCCGCGGCCGTGGGACCCCTGGGGGAGGGCCCCTCGCGACGCGGTGCTGTGCTGTGTCGTGCTGTTCTGTGCTGAGCGGTGCTGTGCCGTGA
- a CDS encoding DeoR/GlpR family DNA-binding transcription regulator: protein MVRANGAVSLRELARVVQTSEVTVRRDVRALEAEGLLDRRHGGAVLPGGFTRESGFPQKSHLATAEKTAIADVAASLVEEGEAIVVGAGTTTQELARRLARVPGLTVVTNSLLVAQALAHANRVEVVMTGGTLRGSNYALVGSGAEQSLQGLRVSRAFLSGSGLTAERGLSTSNMLSASVDRALVQAAAEVVVLADHTKLGADTMFQTVPTDVITRLVTDEPPAHDERAASELQALADQGVQIAVAGTGTGPGATGGEQHHPPGVRPRRDMPLPVQRGRMAAGQFRGPGGGMAAETLERTARVADMRRR from the coding sequence ATGGTGCGAGCCAATGGGGCCGTGTCGCTCCGCGAGCTCGCCCGCGTCGTCCAGACCTCGGAGGTGACCGTACGGAGGGACGTACGGGCACTCGAGGCAGAAGGACTCCTCGACCGCCGCCACGGCGGTGCGGTGTTGCCGGGCGGATTCACGCGAGAATCCGGCTTCCCGCAGAAATCCCATCTCGCCACGGCGGAGAAGACGGCCATCGCCGACGTCGCCGCGAGCCTCGTCGAAGAGGGCGAGGCCATCGTCGTCGGTGCCGGGACGACCACGCAGGAGCTGGCCCGCCGGCTCGCCCGCGTGCCCGGTCTGACCGTCGTCACCAACTCGCTGCTCGTCGCCCAGGCCCTGGCCCATGCCAACCGGGTCGAGGTCGTCATGACCGGCGGCACCCTGCGCGGCTCCAACTACGCCCTCGTGGGCAGCGGGGCCGAGCAGTCGCTCCAGGGGCTGCGGGTCTCCCGGGCCTTCCTCTCCGGGAGCGGGCTCACCGCCGAGCGCGGGCTCTCCACGTCCAACATGCTCTCCGCGAGCGTGGACCGGGCCCTCGTGCAGGCGGCGGCGGAGGTCGTGGTCCTCGCCGACCACACCAAGCTCGGCGCCGACACCATGTTCCAGACGGTGCCGACGGACGTGATCACCCGCCTGGTGACCGACGAGCCCCCGGCACATGACGAGCGGGCCGCCTCCGAGCTCCAGGCCCTCGCCGACCAGGGCGTGCAGATCGCCGTCGCGGGTACGGGCACGGGGCCTGGTGCCACCGGCGGTGAGCAGCACCACCCCCCGGGCGTCCGGCCCCGCCGTGACATGCCGCTTCCCGTCCAGCGCGGACGGATGGCGGCCGGTCAGTTCCGCGGGCCCGGCGGGGGGATGGCGGCGGAGACGCTGGAGCGCACGGCCCGGGTCGCGGACATGCGCCGCCGCTGA
- a CDS encoding NAD(P)H-quinone dehydrogenase, whose amino-acid sequence MTRIVIIGGGPGGYEAALVGAQLGAEVTVVDCDGLGGASVLTDCVPSKTLIATAEVMTTFDSSYEELGIIVADDTPHVEQAARVVGVDLGKVNRRVKRLALAQSHDITASVTRAGARVLRGRGRLSGRQAVDGSRQVVVTAADGTEETLTADAVLIATGGHPREVPDAKPDGERILNWTQVYDLKELPEELIVVGSGVTGAEFAGAYQALGSRVTLVSSRDRVLPGEDPDAAAVLEDVFRRRGMNVMARSRAESAKRVGDRVEVTLADGRVISGTHCLMAVGAIPNSAGMGLEEAGVKLKDSGHIWTDRVSRTSAPGIYAAGDVTGVFALASVAAMQGRIAMYHFLGDAVTPLNLKTVSSNVFTDPEIATVGYTQADVDAGKIDAKVVKLPLLRNPRAKMQGIRDGFVKLFARPGTGIVVGGCVVAPRASELIHPISIAVDNNLTVEQIANAFTVYPSLSGSIAEVARQLHTRKSAGEA is encoded by the coding sequence GTGACCCGGATCGTGATCATCGGTGGCGGACCCGGCGGATACGAGGCGGCCCTGGTGGGCGCCCAACTCGGCGCGGAGGTGACCGTCGTGGACTGCGACGGCCTCGGCGGCGCGTCCGTCCTGACCGACTGTGTTCCCTCGAAGACGCTGATCGCCACGGCGGAGGTGATGACCACCTTCGACTCCTCCTACGAGGAGCTCGGCATCATCGTCGCGGACGACACCCCGCACGTGGAGCAGGCCGCCCGCGTCGTCGGCGTGGACCTCGGCAAGGTCAACCGACGGGTGAAGCGCCTCGCGCTCGCCCAGTCGCACGACATCACCGCCTCCGTCACCCGGGCGGGCGCCCGGGTGCTGCGCGGCCGTGGCCGGCTCTCCGGCCGGCAGGCCGTGGACGGCTCCCGCCAGGTGGTCGTCACCGCCGCCGACGGCACGGAGGAGACGCTCACCGCGGACGCCGTGCTGATCGCGACCGGCGGCCACCCGCGCGAGGTGCCGGACGCCAAGCCGGACGGCGAGCGCATCCTCAACTGGACGCAGGTCTACGACCTCAAGGAGCTCCCCGAGGAGCTCATCGTGGTCGGTTCCGGCGTCACCGGCGCCGAGTTCGCCGGCGCCTACCAGGCCCTCGGCTCCCGGGTCACCCTCGTCTCCTCCCGCGACCGCGTCCTGCCCGGCGAGGACCCGGACGCCGCCGCGGTCCTGGAGGACGTCTTCCGCCGCCGCGGCATGAACGTCATGGCCCGCTCGCGCGCCGAGTCCGCCAAGCGGGTCGGCGACCGGGTCGAGGTCACCCTCGCGGACGGCCGCGTCATCTCCGGCACCCACTGCCTCATGGCCGTCGGCGCGATCCCGAACTCGGCCGGAATGGGCCTGGAGGAGGCCGGCGTCAAGCTGAAGGACTCCGGTCACATCTGGACCGACCGGGTCTCCCGTACGAGCGCCCCCGGCATCTACGCGGCCGGTGACGTCACCGGTGTCTTCGCGCTCGCCTCGGTCGCCGCCATGCAGGGCCGTATCGCGATGTACCACTTCCTCGGCGACGCGGTGACCCCGCTCAACCTGAAGACGGTCTCCTCCAACGTCTTCACGGACCCCGAGATCGCCACCGTCGGCTACACGCAGGCCGACGTGGACGCGGGCAAGATCGACGCCAAGGTCGTCAAGCTGCCGCTGCTGCGCAACCCCCGCGCGAAGATGCAGGGCATCCGGGACGGCTTCGTGAAGCTCTTCGCCCGTCCCGGCACCGGCATCGTGGTCGGCGGCTGTGTCGTCGCCCCGAGGGCGAGCGAGCTGATTCACCCGATCTCGATCGCGGTCGACAACAATCTGACGGTCGAACAGATCGCAAATGCTTTCACCGTGTACCCCTCCCTGTCGGGCTCGATCGCAGAAGTGGCACGGCAGTTGCACACCCGAAAGTCGGCGGGCGAGGCGTAA